The Pungitius pungitius chromosome 15, fPunPun2.1, whole genome shotgun sequence nucleotide sequence CAGTTCATGACTTTTTCCGCTTGTACTTGTCCAAGTTTATTCAatgaatgctaaaaaaaaaattaaacagaaaacagggattatttatatattatcttATGTATTATTAAATATGCAGTCtttgttaaatattttgttGATCGTAAACATGCATGTGTCAAAGAACATAAAGTTTTTACTCTTTTAAATCCTTtgccatggtgtgtgtgtggtgtgaaaCCGACGTCCTATGTTACACTAGGATTACCATCACAGCTCATATATGTCAGAAACCAAGAGGTAAACAGAAATATCAAATCTAGACTCATAGCTCATGTATAACAAGTAGATATAAATATACTGGACAAACAGACATGATTATTATGGTCTGGTTTGAAGCTAAACAGTCTATGTactttaaaaccaaaaaaatgaataaatactgtTTGGCTTATAATAAATTACATAACCACGGGAGGCTGTATTTATAAGAAGTCTGACAACAAagttgctcttctttttttgtgtgttttcctatAGAAGTCCAGTAATTTATGACAACTGTCGCCTGTTTCATGCACGCAGACTTCCCACGATGCTCCTTACTCTAAAAACAATAGTTTTGGCAGAAATACTACTAAGAAAAATATAGTGGTTTTAAAGATACGGAAGGGGTTTCATTTAAGTACAAATGCATCAACGTAGACTTCTTGCTTCACACAGTACGCTCACATCTGTTTTGTTGGgtcaaagacttttttttttccccatcactCTACGTATGTGGAATTTCTTCAGGTGTAGCTATGAACTCTGCGTGATAAGAGCAGGGTAAGTGTTGCCATCGTTTGCATTGTTGTGAATGGCTGCTCAGTCCTGGCCGGCGCTGATCAAATCATAGATGTGCTTTAAATTTAGTCACCACCTTCTCTCAAAGTAAAACTCTAAATGCTGCATATTGGACTTCTATAAACTTGTTTGTGCACACAGTCTTTCCAGTCTTTTATCCACTGAAATCGCTCTTACGCTACGTGTCATTCACCTGTTCAGACCCAGATGGGGGGCTGGCATACaaggtgccacctgcccatcaagtGACTTATGACTAACTTCTGTGAGTCATACGTTTTTTATTAGTCATGATCCAAATGTGACAAATTCTTATTTAAAGTTCTCGTGTTGTGAGGGATCAAGGATAGAATATGTTTGGTAATGCACCAATAGGGGAAaacttttatttgaattgtaTATTTAAATTCGTGGTCAGGGGTCTTTCTATCATGTTTGACTTgtgaaaggtgaaaaaaaaaaatgttcctctcCCCTGTTCTGCGGCGATGGTGACGGGTTAGGGGTGTGATGGTGGGGGAGAGACGGAAAGGGCTCGTGTTTTATAAAAGCCAAGCTCCGGCttgagagaaagacaaagagacgcTTGCTTATCACAACAGCGAGTCTTCGTGTCCGACTACCAGTCAAGCAAGTAGCAAGACTATTTTGTGTGGGGGATTCAGATCGCCTGAGTTTGTGCTGCGAGATACTAAACCCCACAAGAAGGAAGCCAGAAGATGACCTCCAGCAGGGTGTTAGTCGCTCTCCTTTGCTTCACCACATGGGTGAGCGTCGTCCAGGCAAGTGAGTACCGCACAAAGGTTGACCACTTTTGACCGGGCTTTCTGCAAGGTGAAATGCAACGTACTTAGTCTCTTGGTGTCTGTCTTTCTCAGCCCATGCACCGAAGCCCAGCTGTAAATGTCCGGGGTGGTCTACGAGAACAGTCAGCCTCAGACGTGTGGTGAATTACACCCTACAGACCAAACGCGCCTGTGGCATCAACGCCGTAGTGTAAGTGGCCAGTACAGAACTATCGGAACTACAATAGGAAGAAATGTTATTTTGCTGCACATTTAGCTGAACAGGTTAATAGCCCCTTTAAAAATGGTTGACAATGAGAAAATACTTTACAGACGTTACAATTCCATTAATATTAGGTCTCAATCAATTACAGGTTCAATTACAGGCTCCAGGGAATAGAAGAAGGCAAGATTTGCTCGGACCCAAACAGCAACTGGGCTAAAAAAGTGATTCGGAAGGTGAACAAGGAGAAATTGAACCGCCTCACCAGCGCCGCCTCACCAGAGCCGCCTCACCAGCGCCGTCTCACCAGAGCCGCCTCACCAGCGCCGCCTCACCAGAGCCGCCTCACCAGCGCCGTCTCACCAGCGCCGCCTCACCAGCGCCGCCTCACCAGCGCCGCCTCACCAGAGCCGTCTCACCAGCTCCGCCTCACCAGCTCCGCCTCACCAGAGCCGCCTCACCAGCGCCGTCTCACCAGCGCCGCCTCACCAGCGCCGCCTCACCAGCGCCGCCTCACCAGAGCCGTCTCACCAGCTCCGCCTCACCAGCTCCGCCTCACCAGAGCCGCCTCACCAGCGCCGCCTCACCAGCGCCGTCTCACCAGCGCCGCCTCACCAGCGCCGCCTCACCAGAGCCGTCTCACCAGCTCCGCCTCACCAGCTCCGCCTCACCAGAGCCGCCTCACCAGAGCCGTCCCTTCCATTGAAAACTATGCCGCAGAAAGAAATGCGGGAAAGGAAGGAGACGCCAGAAAAAAAGAGTCCAGGGAAGGAAGACAGTCCAAGACTTGAATTGTGTTGAGGAACGATTCAAGGTTCATGTTCAGTTCATGACTCTTTCCGCTTGTACTTGTCCAGCTTTATTCTATGATtattacaattaaataaaaaacagggaTTATTCATATATTATCTTATGTATTACATAATTTGCAGTCtttattacatattttgttGATCTTGTTGTCATAAACATGCATGTGTCAAAGAACATAAAGTTTTCAATTCCTTTGCCAATCATTCTTTTCATGAAAAAATGAAGCCTGGTGTGAATGGTGTGAAACAGACTTGATATGTTACACCATCACAGTAGATATTTGTCAGTAGCTCTTATGGTGTTTTCACAAATGTACAGGAAGGAAACCAAGAGGTAAACAGAGATAACAAATCTAGACTCATAGCCTGTTCAGCTTGATATAGTGGTATGAAAACCATTTGGGCATCCCTGATCCTTTTCAAGATTTTCCTTTATGTATCATTGGTGGTTCGAAAcagcaatttcaattaaatatatcata carries:
- the LOC134105176 gene encoding apidaecins type 73-like isoform X2; this encodes MTSSRVLVALLCFTTWVSVVQATHAPKPSCKCPGWSTRTVSLRRVVNYTLQTKRACGINAVVFNYRLQGIEEGKICSDPNSNWAKKVIRKVNKEKLNRLTSAASPEPPHQRRLTRAASPAPPHQSRLTSAVSPAPPHQRRLTSAASPEPSHQLRLTSSASPEPPHQRRLTSAASPAPPHQRRLTRAVSPAPPHQLRLTRAASPAPPHQRRLTSAASPAPPHQSRLTSSASPAPPHQSRLTRAVPSIENYAAERNAGKEGDARKKESREGRQSKT
- the LOC134105176 gene encoding apidaecins type 73-like isoform X1, whose amino-acid sequence is MTSSRVLVALLCFTTWVSVVQATHAPKPSCKCPGWSTRTVSLRRVVNYTLQTKRACGINAVVFNYRLQGIEEGKICSDPNSNWAKKVIRKVNKEKLNRLTSAASPEPPHQRRLTRAASPAPPHQSRLTSAVSPAPPHQRRLTSAASPEPSHQLRLTSSASPEPPHQRRLTSAASPAPPHQRRLTRAVSPAPPHQLRLTRAASPAPPHQRRLTSAASPAPPHQSRLTSSASPAPPHQSRLTRAVPSIENYAAERNAGKEGDARKKESREGRQSKT